The sequence CCGTGGGAGGCCAGCCCCTGGCCGGGCGACCGGGTCGAGGCGATGAGCCGCATCCGCCAGCTCACGGCCGAGCACATGGTCTTCTCGCGGCGCACCTCCGCGCACGTGACCACCTTCTACGAGGTGGACATGACGCGGGTCGCGCGGCTCCGGGCGGCGAACAAGAAGGGCTACGAGGACCGCGGGGTGAAGCTCACCTACCTGGGCTTCATCGTGAAGGCGGTGGCCGACCAGCTGCGCCGGCATCCGGTCCTCAACGCGGCGGTGCAGCGCATGGCCGTCATCTACCGCGGCCAGGTCAACATCGGCATCGCGGTCGCGCTCGACTGGGGGCTGATCGTGCCGGTCATCCGCGGGGCCGACGAGCTGTCGCTGTTCGGCATCGCGAAGGCGATGGCCGACCTCGCCGATCGCGCACGCACCAAGCGCCTCAAGCCCGACGAGGTCCAGAACGGCACGTTCACCATCACCAATCCCGGCGTGTTCGGCTCGTACGCGGGCACGCCCATCATCAACCAGCCGCAGGTGGCCATCCTCGGCGTGGGCGCCGTCGAGCGACGGCCGCGCGTGATGACGCTGGACGACGGCGCGGAGGTCGTGGTGCCGCGCACCATGACGATGCTCTCGATCTCCTACGACCACCGCATCGTGGACGGGGCCGACGCCGACCGGTTCATGTCGGACCTCAAGAAGGAGCTGGA comes from Gemmatimonadales bacterium and encodes:
- the sucB gene encoding 2-oxoglutarate dehydrogenase, E2 component, dihydrolipoamide succinyltransferase; protein product: MSRVDVVMPQMGESIAEGTLAKWLKKVGDAVKRDEPIFEISTDKVDAEIPAPSGGVLAEIKVPEGQTVPIQTVVAIIETEAGVGVSGLGVGAAPAPASAVAPVPSPSPKPQSPTPAAVAAPITAAPIPPTPKPQSPTPGSVESADERLRRRSTPLVRKIAADQGVDISTIPGTGHAGRVTKKDILGYIEASPAAAGAAAAVPTPKPQAPAPGAAGPWEASPWPGDRVEAMSRIRQLTAEHMVFSRRTSAHVTTFYEVDMTRVARLRAANKKGYEDRGVKLTYLGFIVKAVADQLRRHPVLNAAVQRMAVIYRGQVNIGIAVALDWGLIVPVIRGADELSLFGIAKAMADLADRARTKRLKPDEVQNGTFTITNPGVFGSYAGTPIINQPQVAILGVGAVERRPRVMTLDDGAEVVVPRTMTMLSISYDHRIVDGADADRFMSDLKKELEDFPETGV